The proteins below are encoded in one region of Solenopsis invicta isolate M01_SB chromosome 8, UNIL_Sinv_3.0, whole genome shotgun sequence:
- the LOC113005144 gene encoding uncharacterized protein LOC113005144 translates to MNLHHSKGASAILSRKQAAVHTAISLIQEPWLVRGRISGVAACGRLFKPPTAEKPRACVAVKGIDARLIPHLCSRDVVAVELDVANSLRSTKRVVVCSAYFPHDEGAPPPPEPVTRLVEYCQSERLPLIVGCDANSHHTVWGNTNTNDRGRRLLEFLASTDLEILNTGNEFTFCTAVRREVLDLTVCSRCTSRDVVGWRVSREPSLSDHRQITFKLAWARGEVTTFRNPRRTDWDSYRVDLKCYLEGFSRRHGTEEQLELCVDHLQRALVESYKRNCPERAVKISRGNSWWSPKLQEVRLGGPGIGPGTRAASRIRNFIEGPKKTTETLW, encoded by the coding sequence ATGAACTTGCACCACAGCAAAGGCGCCTCGGCGATTCTGTCGAGGAAACAGGCTGCGGTGCACACAGCCATTTCACTGATACAAGAGCCTTGGCTCGTCCGAGGCCGTATCAGTGGCGTGGCAGCATGCGGGAGGTTATTTAAGCCTCCAACAGCCGAAAAGCCCAGAGCCTGCGTAGCGGTGAAGGGCATTGACGCTCGACTAATCCCACATTTATGTTCCAGAGATGTGGTAGCGGTCGAGCTTGATGTTGCCAATTCCTTGAGAAGCACGAAGAGGGTGGTGGTGTGCTCCGCGTATTTTCCTCACGACGAGGGAGCCCCGCCGCCGCCGGAACCGGTGACCAGACTAGTAGAGTACTGCCAGAGTGAGCGGCTTCCCCTGATAGTGGGGTGCGATGCTAACTCGCACCACACGGTTTGGGGTAACACGAATACCAACGATAGAGGTAGGAGGCTGTTGGAATTTCTAGCGTCGACGGACCTGGAGATTCTCAACACAGGTAACGAGTTCACCTTTTGCACGGCGGTGAGGAGAGAGGTTCTCGATCTTACTGTCTGTTCTAGGTGTACATCGAGGGATGTGGTCGGATGGAGGGTCTCGCGCGAACCTTCACTGTCAGACCATAGGCAAATCACCTTCAAGCTGGCTTGGGCCAGAGGTGAGGTGACGACATTCAGGAATCCCAGAAGGACCGATTGGGACTCCTATCGGGTGGACTTGAAATGCTATCTCGAGGGTTTCTCAAGGAGGCACGGGACCGAGGAGCAACTGGAGCTCTGCGTGGATCATCTGCAGAGGGCTCTGGTGGAGAGCTACAAAAGGAACTGCCCAGAGAGGGCGGTTAAGATTTCCAGGGGCAACTCCTGGTGGAGTCCCAAGCTGCAGGAAGTGCGGCTCGGAGGGCCTGGAATAGGGCCAGGAACACGGGCCGCCAGTCGGATTAGGAACTTCATAGAAGGGCCCAAAAAAACTACAGAGACTCTGTGGTAA
- the LOC105202882 gene encoding uncharacterized protein LOC105202882 codes for MLSPLLWCLVVDELLEGLSKRGFFVQGYADDVALLVRGPFLGPLLELMQNALGTVEWWCRGIGLSVNPLKTGLVVFTRKYKVGTIIGPIFEGIRLASAESVKYLGVILNKKMSWREHLESRCKSLCSYFWMCRRIVGQTWGLKPRMVCWIYTAILRPRLNYAAVVWWPRARKKAAVVALEHIRALILRGALGAMRITPVTAMGILLGIEPLHQVVVGTAAIAAHRPVCELKWKEGTAHTKFPNGVLTDSVFGMRQDRMPAIRALDRRFKVQVTGLVDGKEPGALVQAWDGDVWFTDGSKTGTSSGASIVCRQRRVAESLPLDGYATVFQTEIVAILRCAQLVLEGRETGGRVRICSDSQAAIKALEAPICTLRLVWDCRNALEKLAKDKEVIVTWVPGHSGIEGNEEADRLAKAASRMEVFGSGPVLEDPFLPWQEEALGLAMERAPRVLEK; via the coding sequence ATGCTCTCTCCACTGTTATGGTGCCTGGTGGTGGATGAGCTGCTTGAGGGGCTGAGTAAGAGGGGCTTCTTTGTGCAGGGCTACGCTGATGACGTGGCTCTGCTAGTACGAGGACCTTTTCTCGGGCCTCTCTTGGAGCTCATGCAGAACGCACTGGGAACAGTAGAGTGGTGGTGCAGAGGGATCGGTTTGTCAGTGAATCCGCTGAAAACGGGGCTTGTTGTTTTCACTCGCAAATATAAAGTGGGCACTATAATAGGGCCCATCTTTGAAGGTATAAGGCTAGCCTCAGCTGAATCAGTAAAATATCTGGGAGTGATCCTAAATAAGAAGATGTCCTGGAGGGAACATCTTGAAAGCCGCTGTAAGAGTCTGTGCTCTTACTTCTGGATGTGCAGGAGAATCGTGGGCCAGACGTGGGGGTTGAAGCCCAGGATGGTCTGTTGGATCTATACAGCAATACTTCGACCCAGGCTCAACTATGCAGCAGTTGTGTGGTGGCCTAGGgcgcggaagaaagcggcggtggtggcgctCGAGCACATCAGGGCTCTGATTTTAAGAGGGGCCCTGGGTGCAATGCGAATCACGCCGGTGACAGCCATGGGCATTTTGCTCGGGATTGAACCACTTCACCAGGTGGTGGTGGGGACGGCGGCGATCGCTGCACACCGACCAGTCTGTGAACTGAAGTGGAAGGAGGGGACTGCGCACACTAAGTTCCCCAACGGCGTGCTGACCGACTCCGTCTTTGGAATGAGGCAAGACAGGATGCCAGCAATTCGGGCCCTGGACAGGCGCTTTAAAGTGCAGGTCACAGGGCTCGTGGACGGGAAAGAACCCGGGGCACTGGTTCAGGCCTGGGACGGGGACGTCTGGTTTACAGATGGCTCCAAGACGGGTACGAGCTCCGGGGCGAGCATTGTTTGCCGACAAAGGAGGGTGGCGGAAAGCCTGCCTCTGGATGGGTACGCCACAGTTTTCCAGACGGAGATCGTGGCGATCCTAAGATGTGCCCAACTGGTCCTGGAAGGGAGGGAGACAGGTGGGCGCGTGAGAATATGCTCGGACAGTCAAGCTGCTATCAAGGCACTCGAAGCTCCGATTTGCACCTTGCGGCTGGTCTGGGACTGCAGAAATGCACTGGAGAAGCTGGCGAAGGATAAAGAAGTTATCGTGACCTGGGTCCCCGGTCATTCGGGGATTGAGGGCAATGAGGAGGCCGATCGGCTCGCCAAGGCCGCATCAAGAATGGAGGTGTTCGGGTCGGGACCGGTGCTGGAGGATCCCTTTCTGCCTTGGCAGGAAGAGGCTTTGGGCCTGGCTATGGAACGAGCACCTCgagttttggaaaaatga